The genomic window CGACATCCGCTGTGGAATGGTCCCAGCCGCGCAACTTCAGCCGCTGCGCAAGCGCGCTCGGGGCGATCCTTGCGCGTTGCCGGGCCCGCGCGAATGACCGCGGGTCCAAGGAGCACTCCTTGTCAGGGACAAGCCCAAGCAAGGCAGCTACTGGATCCTCATCCAGTGGCGGTGCCCCCTGTGTTGCGAGCCACGCCGCGTCGGCGGTGAACATCAAGGCATCAAGGCGTGCCTTCTCCTCGGCGTTCGCACCCGATTCGCTTACCAGGGTGCGTCGTTCGTTCGGGTGAGCGACCAGTTCGGCGAGGAGCCGGTCGAACTCGTCGTCATTCATCTGGCCACTCCCTTCCGTTCAAGCTCTTCGCGAAGCTTCTGCAACGCCGCCTTCAAAATCTGGTTCACTCGAGGGCGGCTCACGCCGAGCTCGTCTCCCACTTCACCCTGTGGTCTCTGGTTCTGAATGACCTCTCGGATGACCTGACGTTCGCGTTCGTCGAGCACGGCCATGCTGTCCCACACATGTGCTCCAGCGCGAGCCCCGTCTAGCTTTTCATCAGTGTCTGTGATGGCGTCATCGCCGAGCTCCGCGTGGTCGTCGTGGTCCATGTCGAGCGTGCGACCAAAGTGCCGGACCTCGGCTGCGCGAATGCGGTCGTATGCCTTGTTCTTCACGACTCGCACGAGGAACGCCTCCCAGTTGCGGATCTCCTCCGTGGGCGGGTTGCTCGCGACGGACAGCATCGCTTCGCTCACAACGTCGTCCTTTTCACCCTGCAGGCCAACTTCACGCAGAATCGACGCGGCCACGCGGTGAAGCGTGTCCTTGTGCTGCTGATACAGCGGCCC from Agromyces sp. LHK192 includes these protein-coding regions:
- a CDS encoding sigma-70 family RNA polymerase sigma factor; translated protein: MDIGPLYQQHKDTLHRVAASILREVGLQGEKDDVVSEAMLSVASNPPTEEIRNWEAFLVRVVKNKAYDRIRAAEVRHFGRTLDMDHDDHAELGDDAITDTDEKLDGARAGAHVWDSMAVLDERERQVIREVIQNQRPQGEVGDELGVSRPRVNQILKAALQKLREELERKGVAR